A region of Desulfuromonas sp. TF DNA encodes the following proteins:
- the rsgA gene encoding ribosome small subunit-dependent GTPase A, translated as MDVKQLGWNAHFENHFEPCQAQDLVPARVVRAGGGFYTLLNADGEQTATLAGQLRHASSLDALPVVGDWVAIDSPLEEGIRIHAVLPRQTALKRAAAGGRKGLAEKPGVPQVLAANVDTAIIVSGLDNDYNPRRIERYLTLVHESGAAPIIVLNKADLCPEWKKLCAEVEAIAYGIPVLVTSAQRGEGLDELAPHLESGRTLVLIGSSGAGKSTLLNRLTRADHQRTSKVSTAVGKGVHTTTHRELFPLPGGALVIDTPGLRELHLWGESEAGLEITFPEIVAFAAQCRFSNCRHESEPDCGIRQALLEGTLDAARMESYLKQRAELASAVQRHELAAQVAQKRKRKTIPREEKRWRLEDEDEE; from the coding sequence TTGGATGTAAAGCAGCTGGGCTGGAACGCCCATTTTGAAAACCATTTCGAACCCTGTCAGGCGCAAGACCTCGTCCCCGCCCGGGTGGTTCGCGCGGGAGGCGGCTTCTATACCCTGCTGAACGCCGACGGCGAACAGACCGCCACTCTCGCCGGGCAGCTGCGCCATGCCTCTTCCCTGGACGCCCTGCCGGTCGTGGGCGATTGGGTGGCCATCGATTCGCCCCTGGAGGAGGGCATCCGCATCCATGCCGTTCTCCCCCGCCAGACCGCCCTGAAGCGGGCGGCCGCCGGCGGCCGGAAAGGTCTGGCCGAAAAGCCGGGGGTTCCCCAGGTGCTGGCGGCGAACGTGGACACCGCCATCATCGTCAGCGGGCTGGATAACGACTACAATCCCAGGCGCATCGAGCGCTACCTGACCCTGGTGCACGAAAGCGGCGCCGCCCCGATCATCGTCCTCAACAAGGCCGACCTCTGTCCCGAGTGGAAAAAGCTGTGCGCCGAAGTCGAGGCGATCGCCTACGGCATCCCTGTCCTGGTCACCAGCGCGCAGCGCGGCGAGGGTCTGGACGAGCTGGCGCCCCATCTCGAGTCAGGCCGGACGCTGGTCCTGATCGGATCCTCCGGAGCGGGCAAATCCACCCTCCTCAATCGGCTTACGCGCGCCGACCACCAGCGGACATCCAAGGTCAGCACCGCCGTCGGCAAGGGGGTTCACACCACCACGCACCGGGAGCTCTTTCCCCTGCCCGGTGGGGCTCTCGTCATCGACACCCCCGGATTGCGCGAACTGCACCTGTGGGGGGAGAGTGAGGCGGGGTTGGAGATCACCTTTCCCGAGATCGTCGCCTTTGCGGCACAGTGCCGCTTCAGCAACTGCCGGCATGAGAGCGAACCGGACTGCGGCATCCGGCAGGCTCTGCTCGAGGGGACGCTCGACGCCGCGCGGATGGAAAGCTACCTGAAACAGCGCGCCGAGCTCGCCTCGGCCGTTCAGCGCCATGAGCTGGCGGCGCAGGTGGCTCAAAAGCGGAAGAGAAAAACGATACCCCGCGAAGAGAAGCGCTGGCGCCTGGAAGATGAGGACGAAGAGTAA
- the sucB gene encoding dihydrolipoyllysine-residue succinyltransferase, which yields MEIKVPSVGESVYEATIAKWHKQDGERVEKNDLLCELETDKITLELNADADGVLSIRVPEGETVEIDAVIGAIEEGAGEKKEKEEAKEEKKEEKPPGKKEEKKAEKKAEKKEEKPAPEKEAPPAKEAEKEEKAAKAAPARPAAEEAGRTRRQPMSRLRRRIAERLVAVRQQTAMLTTFSEADLTRILALRKKHGEAFEKRHGVRLGFMSFFVKACAEALKEFPEVNARIDGDDIVYHDYQHIGVAIGSGKGLVVPVVRDADGMDFAAIEQAVRDFAEKVESNRLDLSDLEGGTFTITNGGVYGSLLSTPILNPPQSAILGMHVIQERPVARDGEIVIRPMMYLALSYDHRLVDGREAVNFLKRIKEFVEEPDEMLLEL from the coding sequence ATGGAAATCAAGGTACCCTCGGTCGGCGAATCGGTGTACGAGGCGACGATCGCCAAATGGCATAAACAGGATGGCGAGCGGGTGGAGAAAAACGACCTTCTCTGCGAGCTCGAAACCGACAAGATCACCCTGGAGCTGAACGCCGACGCCGACGGGGTCCTGTCCATTCGCGTTCCCGAAGGGGAGACGGTGGAGATCGACGCCGTCATCGGCGCCATTGAGGAAGGGGCCGGGGAGAAGAAGGAAAAGGAAGAGGCGAAAGAAGAAAAAAAAGAGGAAAAGCCGCCCGGGAAGAAGGAAGAGAAAAAGGCGGAGAAAAAAGCAGAGAAGAAGGAGGAGAAGCCCGCCCCGGAGAAGGAGGCTCCCCCCGCGAAGGAGGCCGAAAAGGAGGAGAAGGCGGCGAAAGCCGCCCCCGCGCGGCCGGCCGCGGAGGAGGCAGGGCGCACACGCCGACAGCCGATGAGCCGCCTGCGCCGGCGCATCGCCGAGCGCCTGGTCGCGGTGCGGCAGCAGACGGCCATGCTCACCACTTTCAGCGAAGCCGACCTGACCCGCATTCTCGCCCTGCGCAAAAAGCACGGCGAAGCCTTCGAGAAGCGCCACGGCGTCCGCCTCGGCTTCATGTCCTTCTTCGTCAAGGCCTGTGCCGAGGCGCTCAAGGAATTCCCCGAGGTCAACGCCCGCATCGACGGCGACGACATCGTCTATCACGATTACCAGCATATCGGCGTCGCCATCGGCTCCGGCAAGGGGCTGGTGGTGCCGGTGGTGCGCGACGCCGACGGTATGGACTTCGCCGCCATAGAGCAGGCGGTCAGGGATTTCGCCGAAAAGGTCGAGAGCAACCGGCTCGACCTCTCCGACCTCGAAGGGGGGACGTTCACCATCACCAACGGCGGGGTCTACGGATCGCTGCTGTCCACCCCCATCCTCAATCCGCCTCAGAGCGCCATCCTCGGCATGCACGTCATCCAGGAGCGCCCCGTCGCACGCGACGGCGAGATCGTCATCCGCCCAATGATGTACCTGGCTCTCTCCTACGACCACCGCCTGGTCGACGGCAGGGAGGCGGTGAATTTCCTCAAGAGGATCAAGGAATTCGTCGAGGAGCCCGACGAGATGCTGCTGGAGCTATGA
- a CDS encoding outer membrane protein — ISRGLLVDDEDNRFAFQFGAGLGYELSPHFALDLGYRYFATLDPEFRDAQGEEFESEYRTHQVQLGVRVTF; from the coding sequence ATTTCCCGAGGCCTCCTGGTGGACGATGAGGACAACCGCTTTGCCTTTCAATTCGGAGCGGGACTGGGATACGAGCTCAGTCCGCATTTCGCCCTGGACCTGGGCTACCGGTATTTTGCGACCCTCGACCCCGAATTCCGGGATGCTCAGGGCGAAGAGTTCGAATCCGAGTACCGAACCCACCAAGTCCAGTTGGGGGTGAGGGTAACTTTCTGA
- a CDS encoding 2-oxoglutarate dehydrogenase E1 component, whose protein sequence is MNFEAGISPQWIEAQYLLWRKHPDRIPSAWRAFFEGFELGTEEAPARTGDPAYAIKQSGVQSLIYRYRDIGHLLACTDPLNPCPTDHPLLSLAAFDLGEEDLDTTFHNRRFLASPATLREILAAMRETYCRSIGVEFMHIQEPKERQWLIDRMEPNRNRPEFSTEEKKRILRKLEEAALFEAFLHRRFLGQKRFSLEGGEVLIPLLDKVVRKSVAMGVSDLVLGMSHRGRLNVLVNIFGKPLEHMFAEFEDNVEHHFVGEGDVKYHKGFSTDLDGPNGDRIHITLASNPSHLESVDPVVEGKCRARQEWYGEGGTNKVLPVLVHGDAAFAGQGMVAEVLNLSQLEGYRTGGTLHIVLNNQIGFTTSPEDARSTRYATDVAKMLMVPIFHVHGDDPEAVVHAASLALDWRQRFGRDAVLEILCYRRHGHNEGDEPYFTQPLMYEKIKDHPPVHEIYAERLRQELAGEEIDAIGKVVEERLEQADGSQGQIAVEGFSGKWGDIERKFRHAEVKTAVAKKTLVELGRAFTTLPEEFHPHPKIVRIVERNRKSIESGEKIDWAAAEALAFASLLREGVSIRLSGQDSRRGTFNQRHSTLYDVETGEPFVPLAAAAREGAAFRVYDSMLSEAAVLGFEYGYSLESPYGLTLWEAQFGDFANGAQVIIDQFIVSSATKWDRVSGLVMLLPHGYEGQGPEHSSARIERFLQLCADNNIQVVYPSTPAQYFHLLRRQVRQPFRRPLVVFTPKSLLRLPACRSSLGEFVKGEFREVLPAGADPKRVKKVLLCTGKIYFDLSERKEKEEREDVAIVRIEQLYPLHAELLREAIEPFGKAESFTWVQEEPRNMGAWSYLRFPLEEILGRAPAYIGRDEAASTAVGSHRLHNEEQEAILAEVFKL, encoded by the coding sequence ATGAATTTTGAAGCCGGCATCAGCCCGCAGTGGATCGAGGCCCAGTATCTTCTCTGGCGGAAACACCCGGACCGGATTCCCTCCGCATGGCGGGCCTTCTTTGAAGGTTTCGAGCTGGGGACGGAAGAGGCGCCGGCGCGCACGGGCGACCCCGCTTATGCGATCAAGCAGTCCGGCGTCCAGTCGCTCATCTACCGCTACCGGGACATCGGCCACCTCCTTGCCTGCACCGACCCCCTGAACCCTTGTCCCACCGATCATCCCCTCCTTTCCCTGGCCGCCTTTGATCTGGGCGAGGAGGACCTCGACACGACTTTCCACAACCGCCGCTTCCTGGCGAGCCCCGCCACGCTGAGGGAAATCCTCGCAGCCATGCGGGAGACCTACTGCCGCTCCATCGGCGTCGAATTCATGCACATCCAGGAGCCGAAAGAGAGGCAGTGGCTCATCGACCGCATGGAGCCGAACCGCAACCGGCCCGAATTCAGCACCGAGGAGAAGAAGAGGATCCTGCGCAAGCTGGAGGAGGCCGCTCTCTTCGAGGCCTTTCTGCACCGCAGGTTCCTCGGCCAGAAGCGCTTCTCCCTGGAGGGGGGGGAGGTCTTGATCCCCCTGCTCGACAAGGTGGTTCGGAAATCCGTCGCCATGGGGGTGAGCGACCTCGTTTTGGGGATGTCCCACCGCGGCCGGCTCAATGTCCTGGTCAATATCTTCGGCAAACCCCTGGAACACATGTTCGCCGAGTTCGAAGACAATGTGGAGCATCATTTCGTCGGCGAGGGGGACGTCAAATACCACAAGGGGTTTTCCACCGATCTCGATGGGCCGAACGGCGACCGGATCCACATCACCCTGGCGTCGAACCCCAGCCACCTGGAGTCGGTCGATCCCGTCGTGGAGGGCAAATGCCGGGCTCGGCAGGAATGGTACGGCGAGGGCGGAACAAACAAGGTCCTGCCGGTTCTGGTGCACGGAGACGCAGCCTTCGCCGGCCAGGGAATGGTCGCGGAGGTCCTCAACCTCTCCCAGCTCGAAGGCTACCGGACCGGCGGCACCCTGCACATCGTCCTCAACAACCAGATCGGCTTCACCACCAGCCCGGAGGACGCCCGCTCCACCCGGTACGCCACCGATGTGGCCAAGATGCTGATGGTGCCCATTTTCCATGTGCACGGCGACGACCCCGAGGCGGTCGTCCACGCCGCCTCCCTGGCCCTGGACTGGAGACAGCGCTTCGGCCGCGACGCGGTGCTGGAGATCCTCTGTTACCGGCGGCATGGGCACAACGAAGGGGACGAGCCCTACTTCACCCAGCCGCTGATGTACGAGAAGATCAAGGATCATCCGCCGGTGCACGAGATCTACGCCGAGCGTTTGCGGCAGGAGCTGGCGGGCGAAGAGATCGACGCCATCGGCAAGGTCGTGGAGGAGAGGCTTGAACAGGCGGACGGCAGCCAGGGGCAGATCGCGGTCGAGGGTTTCAGCGGCAAGTGGGGCGATATCGAACGGAAGTTCCGGCACGCCGAAGTGAAGACCGCCGTGGCGAAAAAGACCCTGGTGGAACTCGGCCGCGCCTTCACCACGCTGCCGGAGGAGTTCCATCCCCATCCCAAAATCGTCAGGATCGTCGAGCGCAACCGCAAGTCGATCGAATCGGGGGAGAAGATCGACTGGGCGGCGGCCGAGGCGCTCGCCTTCGCTTCCCTGCTTCGCGAAGGGGTGAGCATCCGCCTCTCCGGCCAGGACTCGCGGAGGGGCACCTTCAACCAGCGCCATTCCACCCTCTACGACGTCGAGACCGGCGAGCCTTTCGTCCCTCTGGCGGCCGCGGCTCGGGAGGGTGCGGCCTTCCGCGTCTACGACAGCATGCTCTCCGAGGCGGCGGTCCTCGGATTCGAGTACGGCTACTCCCTGGAATCTCCCTACGGATTGACCCTCTGGGAGGCGCAGTTCGGCGATTTTGCCAACGGCGCCCAGGTCATCATCGATCAGTTCATCGTCAGCAGCGCAACCAAGTGGGACCGGGTGAGCGGGCTGGTGATGCTCCTGCCCCACGGCTACGAGGGGCAGGGGCCGGAACACTCGAGCGCCCGCATAGAACGCTTTCTGCAGCTGTGCGCCGACAACAACATCCAGGTCGTCTATCCCTCCACGCCGGCGCAGTACTTTCACCTGCTGCGACGACAGGTCAGGCAGCCCTTCCGGCGCCCCCTGGTCGTGTTCACCCCCAAGAGCCTGCTGCGGCTGCCGGCCTGCCGCTCCTCCCTGGGAGAGTTCGTCAAAGGGGAATTTCGCGAGGTGCTGCCGGCCGGGGCCGATCCGAAGAGGGTGAAAAAGGTGCTGCTGTGCACCGGCAAGATCTACTTCGATCTTTCCGAGCGCAAAGAGAAGGAGGAGAGGGAGGATGTCGCCATCGTCCGCATCGAACAGCTCTATCCGCTGCATGCGGAGCTGCTGCGCGAGGCTATCGAACCCTTCGGCAAAGCGGAAAGCTTCACCTGGGTGCAGGAGGAGCCGCGCAACATGGGGGCCTGGAGCTATCTGCGTTTTCCGCTGGAGGAGATTCTCGGCAGGGCGCCGGCCTACATAGGCCGCGACGAGGCCGCCTCTACGGCCGTCGGCTCCCACCGCCTGCACAACGAGGAGCAGGAGGCGATCCTGGCGGAGGTTTTCAAATTGTGA
- a CDS encoding DEAD/DEAH box helicase encodes MSFDSLGLCAELLSAIGAQGYTTPTPIQTQAIPVIFEGCDLLAGAQTGTGKTAAFALPIVQRLSEKTPPEKRRRPRALVLVPTRELAAQVSEQMQNYGRRLSLRSTTIYGGVNIQAQIERLHRGVDIVVATPGRLLDHAERNTINLSRIEVLVLDEADRMLDLGFIDDILKVAEYLPENRQSLLFSATYSQNIKDLADELLHQPRRIEVARRNIAADAVTQAVYPVERARKREMLSHLIRKGEWNQVLVFARTRYGADKLTAELLFDGIKAAAIHSNKSQSIRTRTLAEFKRGELRVLVATDVAARGLDIERLPHVVNYDLPQVPEDYVHRIGRTGRAGEDGVALSLLCPEEQPLLKAIEKLLKYAIPRQTLEEFPQVAVVRWVQAKTGKAANPPSKSKKRAARPAQAKVKPVKASPPATKSTKSTPARRKKAAEECPAPKIGRRGQRSKR; translated from the coding sequence ATGTCATTTGACTCTCTAGGCCTGTGCGCCGAGCTGCTGAGCGCGATCGGCGCACAGGGCTATACCACACCGACCCCCATTCAGACCCAGGCGATCCCGGTGATTTTCGAGGGCTGCGACCTGCTGGCGGGCGCCCAGACCGGCACCGGCAAGACGGCGGCGTTCGCCCTGCCGATCGTGCAGAGGCTGAGTGAAAAGACCCCTCCGGAGAAGCGACGGCGTCCGCGGGCGCTGGTCCTGGTGCCGACCCGCGAACTGGCGGCCCAGGTCAGCGAGCAGATGCAGAATTACGGACGGCGGCTGTCGCTGCGCTCGACCACGATCTACGGCGGGGTGAACATCCAGGCGCAGATCGAGCGGCTGCATCGCGGGGTCGACATCGTCGTCGCGACGCCTGGGCGGCTTCTCGATCACGCCGAACGAAATACCATCAACCTGTCCAGGATCGAGGTCCTGGTGCTGGACGAGGCCGACCGCATGCTCGACCTTGGGTTCATCGACGACATCCTCAAAGTGGCGGAGTATCTCCCGGAGAACCGCCAGAGCCTGCTCTTCTCGGCGACCTATTCGCAAAACATCAAGGATCTTGCCGACGAGCTGCTTCACCAGCCGCGGCGCATCGAGGTGGCGCGCCGCAATATCGCCGCCGACGCGGTGACCCAGGCCGTTTATCCGGTGGAGCGGGCGCGCAAACGGGAAATGCTCTCCCACCTGATCCGCAAGGGGGAATGGAATCAGGTGCTGGTCTTCGCCCGCACCCGCTACGGCGCGGACAAGCTGACCGCCGAATTGCTCTTCGACGGCATCAAGGCCGCCGCCATCCACAGCAACAAGAGCCAGTCGATCCGGACGCGCACCCTGGCGGAGTTCAAGAGGGGAGAGCTGCGCGTGCTGGTGGCGACCGATGTGGCGGCGCGCGGCCTCGACATCGAGCGTCTGCCGCATGTCGTGAATTACGACCTGCCCCAGGTCCCCGAAGACTATGTGCATCGCATCGGCCGCACCGGCCGGGCCGGAGAGGACGGGGTGGCCCTCTCGCTCCTGTGTCCGGAAGAACAGCCGCTGCTGAAAGCAATCGAGAAGCTGCTCAAATATGCCATCCCGCGACAGACCCTGGAGGAATTCCCGCAGGTTGCGGTCGTGCGGTGGGTGCAGGCGAAAACGGGCAAGGCGGCTAATCCTCCGTCCAAATCGAAGAAGAGAGCGGCCAGGCCGGCGCAGGCTAAAGTCAAGCCCGTCAAGGCCTCGCCTCCGGCTACGAAATCGACAAAGTCCACTCCTGCCCGGCGGAAAAAGGCCGCGGAGGAATGTCCCGCCCCCAAGATAGGTCGCCGCGGGCAAAGGTCGAAACGCTGA
- a CDS encoding outer membrane beta-barrel protein, whose amino-acid sequence MPKKILILMVCLWIAPVSAALAQSGLYIGLHGGGSFLEGAENEGDSGTFNLEFDPGYLTGVTVGYDLRDNFPKIGKGRVEIEFAYRSNDLDQVEFADSDMDAGGEATVFSVMLNTFGEYRDTAPWIPYVGAGIG is encoded by the coding sequence ATGCCGAAGAAAATACTGATCCTGATGGTTTGCCTCTGGATCGCGCCGGTTTCAGCCGCCCTGGCGCAGAGCGGGCTTTACATCGGCCTCCACGGGGGCGGTTCGTTTCTTGAGGGTGCTGAAAACGAGGGGGACTCGGGGACGTTCAACCTGGAATTCGATCCCGGCTATCTCACAGGCGTAACGGTCGGCTATGATCTGCGGGACAATTTCCCGAAAATCGGCAAGGGCCGGGTTGAGATCGAATTTGCCTACCGCAGCAACGACCTGGATCAGGTCGAATTCGCCGATTCGGATATGGATGCCGGAGGCGAGGCCACTGTCTTCAGCGTCATGCTGAATACCTTCGGCGAATACCGCGACACCGCCCCCTGGATCCCCTATGTGGGCGCAGGGATCGGC
- a CDS encoding DUF3750 domain-containing protein, with protein sequence MKKFLCCISMLIFLIGCTSDRDWRTASREPAGIAPDPLRTSEAVLQVYAAPAWGWRGWFAVHTWVAAKRSAEPFYTVYEVIGWRERRGLPVVRMEKDAPDRFWFGEKPRLLADHRGDGVDALIDEVEEAARSYPWPKTYRAFPGPNSNTFTAWIAREVPALELDLPFSAIGSGFAD encoded by the coding sequence ATGAAAAAATTCCTCTGTTGCATTTCAATGCTCATCTTCCTCATCGGCTGCACCTCCGACCGGGACTGGCGCACCGCGAGCCGGGAGCCCGCGGGGATCGCTCCTGACCCTTTGCGGACCAGCGAAGCCGTGCTGCAGGTGTACGCCGCCCCCGCCTGGGGGTGGCGCGGCTGGTTCGCGGTTCACACCTGGGTCGCCGCCAAGCGAAGCGCCGAGCCTTTCTACACCGTCTATGAAGTCATCGGCTGGCGGGAGCGGCGCGGCTTGCCGGTGGTGCGGATGGAGAAGGATGCGCCCGACCGGTTCTGGTTCGGCGAGAAGCCCCGGCTGCTCGCGGACCACCGGGGAGACGGGGTGGACGCCCTGATCGACGAGGTCGAGGAGGCGGCGCGCTCCTATCCCTGGCCGAAGACCTACCGCGCTTTTCCCGGCCCCAACAGCAACACTTTCACCGCCTGGATCGCAAGGGAAGTTCCCGCCCTCGAACTCGACCTTCCCTTTTCCGCCATCGGAAGCGGCTTTGCCGATTAA
- a CDS encoding Slp family lipoprotein, which produces MKTAIFFTGMLFLLSGCVHVLSDEALHAVDPTVEYEQVKADPEAWRGSTLVLGGRIIEVTNERAGTTLEILRYNLDRSGYPTSVDEAGGRFMARIGHFLDPEVYEAGRMVTLTGMVEGSETRPIGGVDYVYPVFRVGELRLLREPYRSYYYPPYYYGYPYYWDPFYDPWYPWYRYPYWPHRHYGLP; this is translated from the coding sequence ATGAAAACAGCGATCTTCTTTACAGGCATGCTCTTTCTGCTGAGCGGATGCGTTCATGTCCTGTCCGACGAGGCGCTGCACGCAGTCGATCCCACCGTGGAATATGAGCAGGTCAAGGCCGACCCGGAAGCCTGGCGGGGCAGCACCCTGGTGCTGGGCGGCCGCATCATAGAGGTGACGAACGAAAGAGCCGGGACTACCCTCGAGATTCTGCGCTATAACCTTGATCGTTCCGGATATCCGACCAGCGTGGACGAGGCGGGGGGAAGATTCATGGCAAGAATCGGGCATTTCCTGGATCCTGAAGTCTACGAGGCCGGCCGCATGGTGACCCTCACCGGGATGGTGGAGGGGAGCGAAACCCGTCCCATCGGAGGGGTCGACTATGTTTATCCGGTTTTTAGGGTGGGTGAGCTCCGCCTCCTGAGAGAACCTTACCGGAGCTACTATTACCCGCCTTATTACTATGGATATCCCTACTATTGGGATCCTTTCTACGATCCCTGGTATCCCTGGTATCGATATCCTTATTGGCCCCACAGGCACTACGGCTTGCCGTAG
- a CDS encoding spermidine synthase: MSPWTLIDTARIPGNDGELQLYQRDAEFSISVSGGGVLMSTWAHGSEDALAELACRKIARRPRPRVLIGGLGMGFTLAAALRHLGADSEVEVAELVPAVVAWNRGALGEHAGHPLRDARATVREGDVARILKTERQAYDAILLDVDNGPEGFTRKKNDWLYTTDGLTASYKALRPEGVLAIWSAGPDRDFTALLQKVGFKMRQRRVHEHDNKGSLHTIWLAERGP; the protein is encoded by the coding sequence ATGAGTCCCTGGACGCTGATTGATACGGCACGGATACCCGGTAATGACGGCGAGCTTCAGCTCTATCAGCGCGACGCTGAATTTTCCATCAGCGTCAGTGGCGGCGGCGTGCTGATGAGCACGTGGGCGCACGGGTCCGAGGACGCGCTGGCTGAACTTGCGTGCCGCAAAATCGCCAGACGTCCCCGCCCCCGGGTTCTGATCGGCGGCCTGGGGATGGGTTTTACGCTGGCCGCGGCGCTGCGTCACCTGGGGGCCGATTCGGAGGTGGAGGTGGCCGAACTGGTGCCGGCCGTGGTGGCGTGGAACCGGGGCGCTCTCGGGGAGCATGCAGGCCATCCTCTGCGGGATGCGCGGGCCACGGTTCGCGAGGGCGATGTCGCCAGGATTCTGAAGACCGAGCGGCAGGCTTATGACGCGATCCTGCTCGATGTCGATAATGGACCCGAGGGTTTTACCCGCAAGAAGAACGACTGGCTGTACACGACGGACGGGTTGACCGCGTCCTACAAAGCGCTGAGGCCGGAGGGAGTGCTTGCAATCTGGTCGGCCGGTCCCGATCGCGACTTCACGGCGCTTCTGCAGAAGGTGGGTTTCAAGATGAGACAGCGCCGGGTGCATGAGCACGATAACAAAGGCTCGCTCCATACGATCTGGCTCGCCGAGCGCGGACCCTGA
- the dmpI gene encoding 4-oxalocrotonate tautomerase DmpI, with the protein MPIITIEGPEIKDLDTRRAMVRELTDAAAKAYGLSREKMIVLIRESTPERVAVGGELLVDLHK; encoded by the coding sequence ATGCCGATTATCACCATCGAGGGACCGGAGATCAAAGACCTCGACACCCGTCGAGCCATGGTCCGTGAACTGACCGACGCCGCCGCCAAAGCCTATGGGCTGTCGCGCGAGAAGATGATCGTGCTCATCCGCGAAAGCACGCCGGAGAGGGTCGCGGTCGGTGGTGAGCTTCTCGTCGATCTTCACAAGTGA
- a CDS encoding Ig-like domain-containing protein, which translates to MIRISMALIALLVLAGCGEDNDPSRLNTFVPLTAIEASVDPSSAPAGTVARMTVIGDFSGDFTRDVTDSVLLGSSDPNVATVSMEPGRQGVITPIAPGTVTLTAESDGLTDTVDFTVTDATIETLSVSPPSISVPAGMTRSFTAEGTFSDGTVMDLTGLAEWTSSDPAVATISNDTDTPGLATAVAPGAAIITGTFGGVSATADVIVTEGELERLEINPITPDLPDGFSLQFAATAFFSDSTSEDVTAQAVWTSSAPTVATISNAAGENGLATAVSVGVTSISAAFEGLEEQTALTVTNALLDRLEFTSDIDVIDLGAAPIRFSTTGFFTDATELDLTEQVTFTSSDTGIAEVSNVSGSRGIVTPIAAGTFTLTAERDGIAVSRDIAVQ; encoded by the coding sequence ATGATTCGAATTTCAATGGCCCTGATTGCTTTGCTTGTGTTGGCCGGCTGCGGAGAGGACAACGATCCCTCCCGACTGAACACCTTCGTCCCCCTCACGGCGATAGAGGCGTCCGTCGATCCCTCGTCCGCTCCGGCGGGTACCGTCGCGCGAATGACCGTGATCGGGGATTTCTCCGGCGATTTCACTCGGGATGTCACGGACAGCGTCCTCCTGGGTTCCTCCGATCCGAACGTGGCCACGGTGAGCATGGAACCCGGACGGCAAGGTGTGATCACACCCATCGCCCCGGGAACGGTCACCCTGACGGCCGAATCGGACGGTCTCACCGACACGGTGGATTTCACCGTCACCGATGCGACGATTGAAACCCTGTCGGTTTCACCCCCCTCCATTTCCGTTCCGGCCGGGATGACCCGCTCCTTCACCGCGGAGGGGACTTTTTCGGACGGCACCGTCATGGACCTGACCGGGCTGGCGGAATGGACCAGTTCCGACCCGGCTGTGGCCACAATCAGCAATGACACCGACACGCCGGGCCTCGCCACCGCCGTGGCCCCGGGGGCGGCGATCATCACCGGAACCTTCGGCGGAGTTTCCGCCACCGCGGATGTGATCGTCACCGAAGGGGAACTCGAACGTCTGGAAATCAACCCGATAACCCCCGACCTTCCCGATGGATTCTCCCTTCAGTTCGCCGCCACCGCCTTTTTTTCCGATAGCACCTCGGAGGATGTAACCGCACAGGCGGTATGGACATCTTCAGCCCCGACGGTGGCGACCATCAGCAACGCCGCGGGGGAAAACGGTCTGGCGACGGCCGTTAGCGTAGGAGTTACTTCCATCTCAGCCGCCTTCGAAGGGCTGGAAGAGCAAACCGCCCTTACCGTGACCAATGCCCTCCTGGATCGCCTTGAATTTACCTCGGACATCGACGTCATCGACCTGGGCGCGGCGCCCATCCGGTTCTCCACGACGGGTTTTTTCACCGACGCTACGGAACTGGACCTGACGGAACAGGTGACCTTTACCTCCTCGGACACCGGAATCGCCGAGGTCAGCAACGTCTCCGGCTCCCGAGGCATCGTCACACCCATCGCAGCCGGGACGTTCACCCTTACGGCTGAGCGGGACGGGATCGCTGTGTCGCGGGATATTGCCGTTCAATAA